Proteins from a genomic interval of Pseudomonas silesiensis:
- the quiC gene encoding 3-dehydroshikimate dehydratase QuiC yields MQRSIATVSLSGTLPEKLEAIAAAGFDGVEIFENDLLYYDGSPREIRQMCADLGIAITLFQPFRDFEGCRRDRLPRNLERAERKFDLMQELGTDLVLVCSNASAESIGDEQILVDDLRLLAEHAGARGLRIGYEALAWGRHVNTWQQVWNIVRQADHPNLGVLLDSFHTLSLKGDPSAIADIPGDKIFFVQMADAPILAMDVLEWSRHFRCFPGQGEFDLPGFLAPIIKSGYTGPLSLEIFNDGFRAAPPRANAADGLRSLLYLEEKTRERLAQEANPPANLDILFETPTACEYNGIEFLEFAVDESLGAKLSHWLERLGFVKAGQHRSKSVSLLRQGDINLILNSEPYSFAHSFFEAHGPSLCATAVRVKDSASALARAVAYKGQPYRGLVGPNELELAAVRAPDGSLIYLVDQHADVYGTDFNLQPAAASSGGLKRIDHMAMALPADSLDSWVLFYKSLLDFEADDEVVLPDPYGLVKSRALRSRCSSIRLPLNISENRNTAISHALSSYRGSGVHHIAFDCDNIFAEVSRAKEAGVPLLDIPLNYYDDLAARFDFDDEFLSELAYYNVLYDRDAQGGELFHVYTEPFEGRFFFEIIQRKNGYAGYGAANVAVRLAAMAKSRSGAIRQAKL; encoded by the coding sequence ATGCAGCGTTCCATTGCCACCGTGTCCTTGAGCGGTACCCTGCCGGAGAAACTCGAAGCCATTGCCGCCGCCGGTTTTGATGGTGTGGAGATTTTCGAGAACGACCTTCTCTACTACGACGGCAGCCCGCGGGAGATCAGGCAGATGTGCGCCGATCTCGGGATCGCCATCACCCTGTTTCAACCGTTCCGGGATTTCGAGGGCTGCCGCCGCGACCGGCTGCCGCGCAATCTGGAACGGGCCGAGCGCAAGTTCGACTTGATGCAGGAACTGGGTACCGACCTGGTGCTGGTGTGCAGCAACGCTTCGGCCGAGTCCATCGGTGATGAACAGATTCTCGTCGACGACTTGCGCCTGCTGGCGGAACACGCCGGCGCCCGTGGCCTGCGGATTGGCTACGAAGCACTGGCCTGGGGCCGGCATGTGAACACCTGGCAACAGGTGTGGAACATCGTCCGTCAGGCGGATCACCCGAATCTGGGCGTGTTGCTGGACAGTTTCCATACGCTCTCGCTCAAGGGCGATCCGAGCGCGATCGCCGACATTCCCGGCGACAAGATTTTCTTTGTGCAAATGGCCGACGCACCGATCCTGGCCATGGACGTGTTGGAGTGGAGCCGGCATTTCCGTTGTTTCCCGGGCCAGGGCGAATTCGATTTGCCAGGTTTCCTCGCGCCAATCATCAAGAGTGGCTACACCGGGCCGTTGTCGCTGGAGATCTTCAACGATGGTTTTCGCGCTGCCCCGCCCCGGGCCAACGCCGCCGACGGCCTGCGCTCCTTGCTGTACCTGGAGGAGAAAACCCGCGAGCGTCTGGCGCAGGAAGCCAATCCCCCGGCCAACCTCGATATCCTGTTCGAGACGCCCACAGCCTGCGAATACAACGGCATCGAATTTCTCGAGTTCGCGGTGGACGAAAGCCTTGGGGCCAAGCTATCCCATTGGCTGGAGCGACTCGGTTTCGTCAAGGCCGGGCAACACCGCTCCAAGAGTGTGAGTCTGTTGCGCCAGGGCGATATCAACTTGATCCTCAACTCCGAGCCTTATTCGTTCGCCCACAGCTTTTTCGAAGCTCATGGTCCCTCGCTGTGCGCCACCGCTGTGCGCGTCAAGGACAGCGCCAGCGCGCTGGCCCGGGCCGTGGCTTACAAAGGTCAGCCCTATCGCGGTCTGGTCGGCCCCAACGAACTGGAGCTGGCCGCCGTACGTGCGCCGGACGGGAGCCTGATTTATCTGGTCGACCAGCACGCCGACGTCTATGGCACCGACTTCAATCTGCAGCCAGCCGCCGCGTCCAGCGGCGGTCTCAAGCGCATCGACCACATGGCCATGGCGTTGCCGGCCGACAGCCTCGACAGCTGGGTGCTGTTCTATAAGAGCCTGCTGGATTTCGAAGCGGATGATGAAGTGGTGCTGCCCGACCCCTATGGCCTGGTGAAGAGCCGGGCGTTGCGCAGCCGCTGCAGCTCGATCCGCTTGCCGCTGAATATTTCCGAGAACCGCAATACCGCGATTTCACACGCGCTATCGAGCTATCGCGGCTCGGGCGTGCACCATATCGCGTTTGATTGCGACAATATCTTTGCCGAGGTCAGTCGTGCGAAGGAGGCAGGCGTACCGTTGCTGGATATCCCCCTCAATTATTACGATGACCTGGCCGCGCGCTTCGATTTCGACGACGAATTCCTCAGCGAGCTGGCGTATTACAACGTGCTTTACGATCGCGATGCCCAGGGCGGTGAGCTGTTCCATGTGTACACTGAACCCTTTGAAGGGCGGTTCTTCTTTGAAATCATCCAGCGCAAGAATGGCTACGCCGGCTATGGTGCAGCCAACGTGGCGGTTCGGCTGGCAGCCATGGCCAAATCCCGCAGCGGTGCCATCCGTCAGGCAAAGTTGTAG
- a CDS encoding TetR/AcrR family transcriptional regulator, with product MTITSELSAAPDEPIAEPRKSRKNNPEKTRENILQEAIVEFVQQGLSGARVDAIAERIHTSKRMIYYYFGSKEQLYVEVLEKLYGDIRSTENRLHLAELAPVEAIRRLVEFTFDHHDRNVDFVRIVCIENIHNADYVKRSDAIKAMNNTILDSLGEILRRGVEEGVFRTGLDPLDVHLLISSFCFYRVSNRHTFGEIFQIDLPDESIKQRHREMICESVLRYLQA from the coding sequence ATGACAATAACTTCAGAACTCTCAGCAGCGCCCGACGAACCAATTGCAGAGCCTCGCAAGAGCCGCAAGAACAATCCGGAAAAAACCCGCGAGAACATTCTGCAAGAAGCCATTGTAGAGTTCGTCCAGCAGGGGCTTTCCGGCGCTCGCGTCGATGCGATCGCCGAGCGTATCCACACCTCCAAGCGCATGATCTATTACTACTTCGGCAGTAAGGAACAGCTCTACGTCGAGGTATTGGAGAAACTCTACGGCGATATCCGCAGCACCGAAAACCGTCTGCACCTGGCTGAACTGGCGCCGGTGGAGGCGATCAGGCGGCTGGTCGAGTTCACCTTCGATCACCATGATCGCAACGTCGATTTCGTGCGTATCGTCTGCATCGAGAACATTCACAACGCCGACTATGTGAAGCGCTCCGATGCGATCAAGGCGATGAACAACACCATCCTCGATTCACTGGGCGAGATCTTGCGTCGCGGGGTCGAGGAGGGCGTGTTCCGTACAGGGCTCGATCCGTTGGATGTCCACCTGCTGATCAGTTCGTTCTGCTTCTATCGCGTGTCGAACCGCCATACGTTCGGTGAGATTTTCCAGATCGACTTGCCGGACGAAAGCATCAAGCAGCGTCATCGGGAGATGATCTGCGAGTCGGTTTTGAGATATCTGCAGGCCTGA
- a CDS encoding shikimate dehydrogenase — translation MTQNKTVLAGLIGAGIQASRTPALHEHEGDAQGLRYLYRLIDLDPLKLDSSALPDLLLAAERMNFTGLNITFPCKQTIIPLLDELSPEARGIGAVNTVVLKDGKRVGHNTDCLGFAEGFRRGLQGVALERVVQMGAGGAGAAVAHALLSEGVQLLSIFDVDTRRAQSLANNLNQHFGAGRAVAGHDLQGTLAEADGLVNTTPMGMQKLPGTPVPAQMMRGELWVAEIVYFPLETELLRNARALGCRTLDGGNMAVFQAVKAFELFSGVVPDAQRMLAHFQSMNG, via the coding sequence ATGACGCAGAACAAGACTGTACTGGCCGGGCTGATCGGTGCCGGCATCCAGGCTTCCCGCACCCCGGCACTGCACGAGCATGAAGGCGATGCCCAGGGTTTGCGCTACCTCTATCGCCTGATCGATCTCGACCCGTTGAAACTCGACAGCAGTGCCTTGCCTGACCTGTTGTTGGCAGCCGAGCGCATGAACTTCACCGGTCTGAACATCACGTTTCCGTGCAAACAGACCATCATCCCGCTGCTCGACGAATTGTCGCCGGAAGCGCGCGGCATCGGTGCCGTCAACACCGTGGTGCTCAAGGACGGCAAACGCGTCGGTCATAACACCGATTGCCTGGGCTTTGCCGAAGGTTTTCGCCGTGGCCTGCAGGGCGTTGCCCTTGAACGCGTGGTGCAAATGGGCGCAGGGGGCGCAGGCGCAGCAGTGGCCCATGCGTTATTGAGCGAAGGCGTACAGCTGCTCAGCATTTTTGATGTGGATACCCGCCGCGCGCAGTCGCTGGCAAACAACCTCAATCAACACTTCGGTGCTGGCCGCGCGGTCGCCGGGCATGATCTGCAGGGCACCCTGGCCGAGGCCGACGGTCTGGTGAACACCACGCCCATGGGCATGCAAAAACTGCCGGGCACGCCGGTGCCTGCGCAGATGATGCGAGGTGAGCTGTGGGTGGCGGAGATCGTCTATTTCCCGCTGGAAACCGAACTGCTGCGCAACGCCCGCGCCTTGGGTTGCCGGACACTGGATGGCGGCAACATGGCGGTGTTCCAGGCGGTGAAGGCGTTTGAATTGTTCAGCGGCGTGGTGCCGGATGCACAGCGGATGCTGGCGCATTTTCAGAGCATGAATGGCTAA